A genomic region of Methylobacterium durans contains the following coding sequences:
- a CDS encoding carboxylate-amine ligase, whose amino-acid sequence MAEAYRFGIEEEMFLASARTRAAPQRSVSAFHDEAQRRLKSVERELLKNQVEICTPPAARFAEARAGLAALRAGLAEIGRRHGLLVFAAGTHPTASWPDQKQTQKARYEAMMEDLQIVGRRSVVCGLHVHVEVPRPERRVDTMKRLMPFLPVLLALSTSSPFFEKRRTGLAGYRLRAYAELPRTGLPELFDDAADFDRYVAGMTKAGAVKDPTYFWWQVRPSIRYPTLELRVADSCTRLEDTLTIAALYRCLVRLLDRRPDLHARMTGASRGFVMENLWRVERDGVHATLIDEASLGAVPLRKALDATLALTEEDAEALGCRAECEHARQIVRRGSSADIQVATYEAALKDGRSERQALSAVIDWLAAETANVAA is encoded by the coding sequence ATGGCTGAGGCGTACAGGTTCGGGATCGAGGAGGAGATGTTCCTGGCCAGCGCCCGGACGCGGGCCGCCCCGCAGCGCTCGGTCTCGGCCTTCCACGACGAGGCGCAGAGGCGCCTGAAATCCGTCGAGCGGGAACTCCTCAAGAATCAGGTCGAGATCTGCACGCCGCCCGCTGCGCGCTTCGCGGAGGCCCGCGCCGGCCTCGCGGCTCTGCGTGCCGGCCTCGCGGAGATCGGTCGCCGGCACGGGCTCCTCGTCTTCGCCGCCGGCACGCACCCGACTGCATCCTGGCCGGACCAGAAGCAGACCCAGAAGGCGCGCTACGAGGCGATGATGGAGGATCTGCAGATCGTCGGGCGGCGCTCCGTCGTCTGCGGCCTGCACGTCCATGTCGAGGTGCCGCGCCCCGAGAGACGGGTCGACACGATGAAGCGCCTGATGCCGTTCCTGCCGGTGCTCCTCGCGCTCTCGACCTCCTCGCCGTTCTTCGAGAAGCGCCGGACCGGGCTGGCCGGCTACCGCCTGCGGGCCTACGCCGAGTTGCCGCGGACCGGCCTTCCCGAACTCTTCGACGACGCGGCGGATTTCGACCGCTACGTCGCGGGCATGACGAAGGCCGGCGCCGTCAAGGACCCGACCTATTTCTGGTGGCAGGTCCGCCCCTCGATCCGCTACCCCACCCTCGAGCTCCGCGTCGCCGACAGCTGCACGCGGCTGGAGGACACCCTCACGATCGCCGCGCTCTACCGCTGCCTCGTCCGGCTCCTCGACCGCCGGCCCGACCTGCACGCGCGGATGACCGGCGCCTCGCGCGGCTTCGTCATGGAGAACCTGTGGCGCGTCGAGCGCGACGGCGTGCACGCGACGCTGATCGACGAGGCGAGCCTCGGCGCCGTCCCGCTCCGCAAGGCGCTCGACGCGACGCTCGCCCTGACCGAGGAGGACGCGGAGGCCCTCGGCTGCCGGGCGGAATGCGAGCACGCCCGCCAGATCGTCCGCCGCGGCTCCAGCGCCGACATCCAGGTCGCGACCTACGAGGCCGCCCTCAAGGACGGCCGGAGCGAGCGGCAGGCCCTGAGCGCGGTGATCGACTGGCTCGCGGCCGAGACGGCGAACGTGGCGGCGTGA
- a CDS encoding GAF domain-containing protein, giving the protein MNVAARPTPAGFPTGSGELGRLVLAFDWSSTPLGPIDSWSECLRTAASIVLLSPVPIVMLWGEDGIMIYNDAYSVFAGRRHPELLGSKVREGWPEVAEFNDNVMKVGLSGGTLAYRDHELTLHRHGRPEQVWMNLDYSPVLDETGTPAGVVAIVVETTERVLAERRERFHARLADGLRELADPLAVKSVAASLVGRYLAAGRVGYGEVEGQGEDTHLLIARDWCADGIDSIAGRFHMPSYAATFMADLAAGRAVVFEDMENDPRLAGLAAWPAHEALQIRAQIIVPLVKAGRLSAVFFVHAPDARGWSAEDVALVGDVAERTWASVERARAETALRDESRTAETLNRTGAALAAELDLTRLVQMVTDAGVDLSGAEFGAFFYNLTNEAGESYMLYTLSGVERAAFEKFPMPRNTEVFAPTFSGSGVVRSDDIRADPRYGRNDPHRGMPRGHLPVRSYLAVPVTSRSGAVIGGLFFGHPRTGRFKERHERLLVGLAGQAAIAIDNAQLFLAAQRELEERRRAEEKLRDLNETLERRVADEVAERVRTEDALRQAQKMEAVGQLTGGIAHDFNNLLTGISGSLELLQSRIRQGRLGEVDRYVGAAQGASKRAAALTQRLLAFSRRQTLDPKPTDVVRLIHGMEELIRRTVGPALEIVVSADAAAWPTLVDPNQLEGALLNLCINARDAMPESGRITIAAANRQLDDREARAHDLPPGEYLSLCVTDTGTGMTPEVVARAFDPFFTTKPLGQGTGLGLSMIYGFVRQTGGQVRIESEPGAGTTVCLYLPRHHGTVAEDAALTERPDAPRAVDGETVLVVDDEPSVRMLVTDVLEDLGYTAIEAADGASGLKILQTNVRVDLLVTDVGLPGSMNGRQVADAARVTRPDLKVLFITGYAENAMLRDGSLDPGMQVMTKPFVMETLADRIREMIEA; this is encoded by the coding sequence TTGAACGTCGCGGCACGTCCCACGCCCGCGGGTTTTCCGACCGGCAGCGGAGAGCTCGGCAGGCTGGTGCTCGCCTTCGACTGGTCCTCGACACCGCTCGGACCGATCGACAGCTGGTCCGAATGCCTGCGCACGGCTGCGAGCATCGTGCTGCTGTCGCCGGTGCCAATCGTGATGCTGTGGGGCGAGGACGGCATCATGATCTACAACGATGCCTACTCGGTCTTCGCGGGCAGGCGGCACCCCGAGCTGCTCGGCAGCAAGGTGCGGGAGGGCTGGCCCGAGGTCGCCGAGTTCAACGACAACGTCATGAAGGTGGGGCTCTCGGGCGGGACGCTCGCCTACCGCGACCACGAGCTGACGCTGCACCGGCACGGCCGTCCGGAGCAGGTCTGGATGAACCTCGACTACTCGCCGGTGCTCGACGAGACCGGAACGCCGGCCGGCGTGGTCGCGATCGTGGTCGAGACCACGGAGCGGGTGCTGGCCGAGCGGCGCGAGCGCTTCCACGCGCGGCTCGCCGACGGCCTGCGCGAGCTCGCCGATCCTCTCGCGGTGAAATCCGTCGCGGCGAGCCTGGTCGGACGCTATCTCGCCGCGGGACGCGTCGGCTACGGCGAGGTCGAAGGGCAGGGCGAGGACACGCACCTTCTGATCGCGCGGGATTGGTGCGCGGACGGGATCGACTCGATCGCCGGCCGCTTCCACATGCCGAGCTACGCGGCGACCTTCATGGCGGATCTCGCGGCCGGGCGCGCGGTCGTGTTCGAGGACATGGAGAACGACCCGCGCCTCGCCGGCCTCGCGGCGTGGCCCGCCCACGAGGCCCTGCAGATCCGCGCGCAGATCATCGTCCCGCTCGTCAAGGCGGGTCGCCTGTCCGCGGTGTTCTTCGTCCACGCGCCGGACGCGCGGGGCTGGTCGGCGGAGGACGTCGCCCTCGTCGGCGACGTCGCCGAGCGGACCTGGGCGTCGGTCGAGCGGGCGCGCGCCGAGACGGCGCTCCGCGACGAGAGCCGGACCGCCGAAACCCTGAACCGGACGGGCGCGGCGCTCGCCGCCGAGCTCGATCTGACCCGCCTCGTGCAGATGGTCACGGATGCGGGCGTCGACCTGTCGGGCGCCGAGTTCGGGGCGTTCTTCTACAATCTGACGAACGAGGCGGGCGAGAGTTACATGCTCTACACCCTCTCCGGCGTCGAGCGCGCGGCCTTCGAGAAGTTCCCGATGCCGCGCAACACCGAGGTGTTCGCCCCGACCTTCTCCGGCTCGGGCGTGGTGCGCTCCGACGACATCCGCGCCGACCCGCGCTACGGTCGCAACGACCCCCACCGCGGCATGCCGCGCGGGCACCTCCCCGTGCGCAGCTACCTCGCCGTCCCCGTCACCTCTCGCTCCGGCGCGGTGATCGGCGGCCTGTTCTTCGGCCATCCGCGCACGGGACGCTTCAAGGAGCGCCACGAGCGCCTGCTGGTCGGTCTCGCGGGCCAGGCCGCGATCGCGATCGACAATGCGCAGCTGTTCCTGGCCGCGCAGCGCGAATTGGAGGAGCGTCGGCGCGCCGAGGAGAAGCTGCGCGACCTCAACGAGACCCTGGAGCGGCGCGTCGCCGACGAGGTCGCCGAGCGCGTGCGCACCGAGGACGCGCTGCGACAGGCGCAGAAGATGGAGGCGGTGGGCCAGCTCACGGGCGGCATCGCCCACGACTTCAACAACCTGCTGACCGGCATCTCGGGAAGTCTCGAATTGCTGCAATCGCGCATCCGGCAGGGCCGCCTCGGCGAGGTCGACCGCTATGTCGGCGCGGCGCAGGGCGCCTCGAAGCGGGCCGCCGCGCTGACCCAGCGCCTCCTCGCCTTCTCGCGCCGCCAGACCCTCGACCCGAAGCCGACCGACGTGGTCCGGCTGATCCACGGCATGGAGGAGCTGATCCGGCGCACGGTGGGACCGGCCCTGGAGATCGTGGTGTCCGCCGACGCGGCGGCCTGGCCGACCCTGGTGGACCCGAACCAGCTCGAGGGCGCGCTCCTGAATCTCTGCATCAACGCCCGCGACGCGATGCCGGAGAGCGGCCGCATCACGATCGCGGCCGCCAACCGGCAGCTCGACGACCGGGAGGCGCGGGCGCACGACCTGCCGCCGGGCGAGTACCTCTCCCTCTGCGTCACCGATACCGGCACCGGCATGACGCCGGAGGTGGTGGCGCGGGCCTTCGACCCGTTCTTCACCACGAAGCCCCTCGGCCAGGGCACAGGCCTCGGCCTGTCGATGATCTACGGCTTCGTCCGCCAGACGGGTGGTCAGGTCCGCATCGAGTCCGAGCCCGGCGCCGGGACCACCGTGTGCCTCTACCTGCCCCGCCATCACGGCACGGTCGCCGAGGACGCGGCGCTCACCGAGCGCCCCGACGCGCCGCGGGCGGTCGACGGCGAGACCGTGCTCGTCGTGGACGACGAGCCCAGCGTGCGCATGCTCGTGACGGACGTGCTCGAGGATCTCGGATACACCGCGATCGAGGCGGCGGACGGGGCGAGCGGCCTGAAGATCCTGCAGACGAACGTTCGGGTGGACCTCCTCGTCACGGATGTCGGCCTGCCCGGCAGCATGAACGGCCGGCAGGTGGCCGACGCCGCCCGGGTCACGCGGCCGGACCTGAAGGTTCTCTTCATCACCGGCTACGCCGAGAACGCGATGCTCCGCGACGGATCCCTGGACCCTGGCATGCAGGTGATGACGAAACCCTTCGTGATGGAGACCCTCGCCGACCGGATCCGCGAGATGATCGAGGCCTGA
- a CDS encoding helix-turn-helix domain-containing protein, translating into MPARARDPSDLLRRLGRNVRRLRLSLGLSIDDLAFLSDLDPERLLAVEGGDGAELDLAALVRLAWALGVDAEDLIGRHSGAS; encoded by the coding sequence ATGCCGGCCCGAGCGCGCGACCCGAGCGATCTTCTGAGACGTCTGGGACGCAACGTCCGCCGCCTGCGCCTGTCGCTCGGCCTGTCGATCGACGATCTCGCCTTTCTCTCCGATCTCGATCCCGAGCGGCTTCTCGCCGTCGAGGGCGGCGACGGCGCGGAACTCGATCTCGCCGCTCTCGTGCGGCTCGCCTGGGCGCTCGGCGTCGACGCGGAGGATCTGATCGGGCGGCATTCCGGCGCGAGCTGA
- a CDS encoding glycosyltransferase family 4 protein translates to MRIAHIITGLEVGGAESFLSRLLVPLSARHSCEVISLTTRGHFASRIEASGTPVRALGMTAASAPVKLIELVRYLRKSRPDAVHTWMYHADLLGGVAARLAGVPAVFWNVRLTKLAAEHNKRSTIQVARASALLSKVVPDKIVCCATAARDSHVKMGYDARKMLVIPNGIDTERFRPDSNARRVCRATIGATDQTPVVGMVGRFNPQKNYRGFLEMAAALLKRHPETIFVLAGPGVEESNPTIREWIAEFDLASRIRLLGVRSDLELVLPGLDVFVSSSHDEGFPNAVAEAMACGVPAVVTDAGDSAHVVGATGICVPVNDPDKLCSALDNLLGEGDELTARGASARLRIIREFSLATAASSYISLYESGCHDDVAHQANA, encoded by the coding sequence ATGCGAATTGCGCATATAATAACCGGACTTGAGGTCGGCGGTGCAGAGTCGTTCCTTTCCCGATTGCTTGTGCCATTGTCAGCGCGCCATAGCTGTGAAGTGATCTCGCTAACGACACGCGGTCATTTTGCTTCACGCATCGAAGCAAGTGGCACACCTGTTCGAGCACTCGGGATGACTGCAGCATCGGCGCCGGTCAAGCTGATTGAACTGGTTCGATATTTGCGCAAAAGCCGACCTGATGCAGTTCACACGTGGATGTACCATGCAGATCTCTTGGGCGGGGTAGCGGCTCGCTTGGCCGGGGTTCCTGCGGTATTCTGGAACGTGCGATTGACAAAACTTGCAGCAGAACACAACAAGCGCAGCACGATTCAGGTGGCGCGAGCCAGCGCTCTGCTTTCGAAAGTAGTTCCCGATAAGATCGTCTGTTGCGCGACTGCAGCACGGGACTCACATGTCAAGATGGGGTATGATGCTCGGAAGATGCTAGTCATTCCTAATGGGATCGACACGGAACGGTTTCGTCCGGATTCGAATGCACGGCGCGTATGTCGCGCTACGATTGGTGCAACGGACCAAACCCCGGTCGTTGGCATGGTAGGACGTTTCAATCCACAGAAGAACTACCGTGGTTTTCTTGAAATGGCTGCGGCTTTGCTGAAGCGTCATCCCGAGACGATTTTCGTGCTCGCTGGTCCTGGCGTAGAGGAGTCCAACCCGACAATTCGGGAGTGGATCGCTGAATTCGATCTTGCCTCACGTATTCGTCTGCTCGGTGTCAGGTCTGATCTCGAGCTCGTGCTTCCTGGTCTTGATGTTTTTGTCTCCTCATCTCATGACGAGGGTTTCCCCAACGCGGTTGCGGAGGCTATGGCTTGCGGTGTGCCCGCGGTCGTAACGGACGCTGGCGACTCGGCGCATGTTGTAGGCGCGACAGGGATTTGTGTGCCAGTTAATGACCCGGATAAGCTGTGTTCCGCCCTGGATAACCTTCTCGGCGAGGGTGACGAACTTACGGCGCGGGGGGCGAGTGCGCGGTTGCGTATTATCAGAGAATTTAGTCTCGCCACTGCTGCTTCCAGCTATATCAGTCTTTATGAAAGTGGTTGCCATGATGATGTGGCACATCAAGCGAACGCATAG
- a CDS encoding GCG_CRPN prefix-to-repeats domain-containing protein codes for MRLKLAGAAALALGTMMISGAAEARGGCGPGFHRGFYGYCRPNAFYRPIVYRPAFYGYRRVGWYGPRWHRWGYRRVGWYGPRWHRWGGYRPVGWHRPYGWGYRHAGWGWHHRW; via the coding sequence ATGAGACTGAAGCTTGCGGGAGCCGCGGCTCTCGCGCTCGGCACGATGATGATCAGCGGCGCCGCGGAAGCGCGCGGCGGTTGCGGGCCCGGCTTCCACCGCGGATTCTATGGGTATTGCCGCCCGAACGCGTTCTACAGGCCGATCGTCTATCGCCCCGCCTTCTACGGGTACCGGCGCGTCGGCTGGTACGGTCCGCGCTGGCACCGGTGGGGGTATCGCCGGGTCGGCTGGTACGGTCCGCGCTGGCATCGCTGGGGCGGCTACCGGCCGGTCGGCTGGCATCGCCCCTACGGATGGGGCTACCGGCACGCTGGCTGGGGCTGGCATCACCGCTGGTGA
- a CDS encoding PAS domain S-box protein: MTDGVDRSELRQIVAGLTDGVILVEDDGRIAWANDAALAMHGAGDLGALGDSVGGYRSRFRLRYRDGAAPAAWPLERLVAGETFRDEVVDLASVAEPDLAFVHSLRSLVVTDAGGDPSCRALILRDVTAQYEAEERFERTFSANPAPAVICRLSDLRHVKVNAGFLEMTGHLRDAVVGRSVYEVDVLAGARQRELAIERLHAGRTIPQMEARLELPDGGSRFVIVAGQPIEMGDEPCMLFTFADLELRRKAETALRQSEERLEKAFRLTPVPTLLLRVSDRAVTGINAAFTRVFGYGEDAVIGATPIRFGLFSRDAARELFEGMVERTEVASGFETCLRHRDGEELDSLVAAERIAIGDDAFLLVVLQDITDRKRNERELFSAIEAVMADTSWFSRGLIEKLAGLRHPGRRGDGAVLNLTLRERQMLELICTGFGDEAISRRLGLSRNTVRNHTAALYRKLGLHKRSEVIVWGRNNGFPSAPTG; the protein is encoded by the coding sequence GTGACGGACGGCGTCGACCGATCGGAACTCCGGCAGATCGTGGCCGGGCTGACGGACGGCGTCATCCTCGTCGAGGACGACGGCCGGATCGCGTGGGCCAACGACGCGGCGCTGGCGATGCACGGGGCCGGAGACCTCGGCGCCCTCGGCGACAGCGTCGGCGGCTACCGCTCCCGGTTTCGGCTGCGCTACCGCGACGGCGCCGCGCCGGCGGCCTGGCCGCTGGAGCGGCTCGTGGCCGGCGAGACCTTCCGGGACGAGGTCGTCGACCTCGCGTCGGTCGCCGAGCCGGACCTCGCCTTCGTCCACTCCCTGCGCAGCCTCGTCGTCACGGATGCCGGCGGCGATCCCTCCTGCCGGGCGCTGATCCTCCGGGACGTCACGGCCCAGTACGAGGCGGAGGAGCGCTTCGAGCGGACCTTCAGCGCCAATCCGGCCCCGGCCGTGATCTGCCGCCTCTCGGACCTGCGCCACGTCAAGGTCAATGCCGGCTTCCTGGAGATGACCGGCCACCTGCGCGACGCGGTCGTGGGACGCAGCGTCTACGAAGTCGACGTGCTGGCCGGCGCCCGGCAGCGTGAGCTCGCCATCGAGCGCCTGCATGCGGGCCGGACGATTCCGCAGATGGAGGCCCGGCTGGAGCTGCCGGACGGCGGCTCGCGATTCGTGATCGTCGCCGGGCAGCCGATCGAGATGGGCGACGAGCCCTGCATGCTCTTCACCTTCGCCGATCTCGAATTGCGGCGGAAGGCGGAGACAGCCCTGCGCCAGAGCGAGGAGCGGTTAGAGAAGGCGTTCCGGCTCACGCCGGTGCCGACCCTGCTCCTGCGCGTCTCGGACCGTGCGGTCACGGGCATCAACGCGGCCTTCACGCGCGTGTTCGGCTACGGGGAGGACGCCGTGATCGGAGCGACGCCGATCCGCTTCGGCCTGTTTTCCCGGGATGCGGCCCGGGAGCTGTTCGAGGGCATGGTGGAGCGCACGGAGGTCGCGAGCGGCTTCGAGACCTGCCTGCGTCACCGCGACGGGGAGGAACTCGACAGCCTCGTGGCCGCGGAGCGGATCGCGATCGGCGACGACGCCTTCCTGCTCGTCGTCCTGCAGGACATCACCGACCGGAAGCGCAACGAGCGCGAGCTGTTCTCGGCGATCGAGGCCGTGATGGCGGACACGTCGTGGTTCAGCCGCGGGCTCATCGAGAAGCTCGCGGGCCTGCGCCACCCCGGCCGCCGGGGCGATGGCGCGGTGCTGAACCTGACGCTGCGCGAGCGTCAGATGCTGGAACTGATCTGCACGGGCTTCGGCGACGAGGCGATCAGCCGCCGCCTCGGTCTCTCGCGCAACACCGTGCGCAATCACACGGCCGCGCTCTACCGCAAGCTCGGCCTGCACAAGCGCTCCGAGGTGATCGTCTGGGGCCGGAACAACGGCTTTCCGTCGGCTCCGACCGGATGA
- the scpA gene encoding methylmalonyl-CoA mutase, whose protein sequence is MTSRIPDFTTIPYEPAAVAALPASGEPWMTPEGIPVKGHYGPQDREGIEFLNTYPGIAPYLRGPYPTMYVTQPWTIRQYAGFSTAEDSNAFYRRNLAAGQKGLSVAFDLATHRGYDSDHPRVSGDVGMAGVAIDSIYDMRTLFSGIPLDEMTVSMTMNGAVLPILALYIVAAEEQGVPPSKLAGTIQNDILKEFMVRNTYIYPPKGSMRIISDIFAYTSANMPKFNSISISGYHMQEAGATNDLELAYTLADGVEYIKAGLAAGLTIDQFAPRLSFFWAISTNFFMEVAKMRAARLIWAKLVKRFEPKSDKSLPLRTHSQTSGWSLTAQDVFNNVTRTCIEAMAATQGGTQSLHTNALDEALALPTDFSARIARNTQLFLQQESGTCRIVDPWGGSYYVERLTADIVARAWEHIREVDDLGGMAKAIEAGIPKLRIEEAAARAQARIDSGRQTIVGVNKYKPDDERAIELLRVDNGNVRTLQIDKLKRLRAERDEADVQARLAALTQATEGTENLLALAVDAARAKATVGEISEALERAWGRHRAEIRSISGVYKREVGGMSPVVEEVRKLVEAFEENDGRRPRILVAKMGQDGHDRGQKVIASAFADLGFDVDIGPLFATPAEAARQAVENDVHIVGVSSLAAGHLTLVPELRAALAEAGRDDVMIVIGGVIPPADYPALYEAGASAIFPPGTVIAEAAVKLIAELNERLGYVARQAAE, encoded by the coding sequence ATGACGTCCCGCATTCCCGATTTCACGACGATTCCTTACGAGCCGGCCGCCGTCGCCGCGCTGCCCGCATCCGGCGAGCCCTGGATGACGCCCGAAGGGATCCCCGTGAAGGGGCATTACGGGCCGCAGGACCGTGAGGGCATCGAGTTCCTGAACACCTATCCCGGCATCGCGCCCTACCTGCGCGGTCCCTATCCGACGATGTACGTGACCCAGCCCTGGACGATCCGGCAATATGCCGGCTTCTCGACGGCCGAGGATTCGAACGCCTTCTACCGGCGCAACCTCGCCGCCGGGCAGAAGGGGCTCTCCGTCGCCTTCGACCTCGCCACGCACCGCGGCTACGATTCCGACCATCCCCGCGTCTCGGGCGATGTCGGGATGGCCGGCGTCGCGATCGATTCGATCTACGACATGCGCACGCTCTTCTCCGGAATTCCCCTCGACGAGATGACCGTGTCGATGACGATGAACGGGGCGGTGCTGCCGATCCTCGCCCTCTACATCGTGGCCGCCGAGGAGCAGGGCGTTCCCCCGTCGAAGCTCGCGGGGACGATCCAGAACGACATCCTCAAGGAGTTCATGGTCCGCAACACCTACATTTACCCGCCCAAGGGCTCGATGCGGATCATCTCGGACATCTTCGCCTACACCTCGGCGAACATGCCGAAGTTCAACTCGATCTCGATTTCCGGCTACCACATGCAGGAGGCCGGCGCGACGAACGACCTGGAGCTCGCCTATACGCTCGCCGACGGCGTCGAGTACATCAAGGCCGGCCTCGCGGCGGGGCTCACCATCGACCAGTTCGCACCGCGCCTGTCCTTCTTCTGGGCGATCTCGACGAACTTCTTCATGGAGGTCGCCAAGATGCGGGCGGCGCGCCTGATCTGGGCGAAGCTCGTCAAGCGGTTCGAGCCGAAATCGGACAAGTCGCTGCCGCTGCGCACGCACTCCCAGACGTCGGGCTGGTCGCTGACTGCGCAGGACGTGTTCAACAACGTCACCCGCACCTGCATCGAGGCGATGGCGGCGACGCAAGGGGGCACGCAGTCCCTGCACACCAACGCGCTGGACGAGGCGCTGGCGCTGCCAACCGACTTCTCGGCCCGCATCGCCCGCAACACGCAGCTCTTCCTGCAGCAGGAGAGCGGCACCTGCCGGATCGTGGATCCCTGGGGCGGGTCCTACTACGTGGAGCGGCTCACGGCCGACATCGTCGCCCGGGCCTGGGAGCACATCCGCGAGGTGGACGACCTCGGCGGCATGGCCAAGGCGATCGAGGCTGGCATCCCGAAGCTACGCATCGAGGAGGCCGCGGCCCGCGCGCAGGCGCGGATCGATTCCGGCCGGCAGACCATCGTCGGGGTCAACAAGTACAAGCCGGACGACGAGCGCGCGATCGAGCTACTGCGCGTCGACAATGGCAACGTGCGCACCCTCCAGATCGACAAGCTCAAGCGCCTGCGTGCCGAGCGGGACGAGGCGGATGTGCAGGCGCGCCTCGCGGCGCTCACCCAGGCGACGGAGGGCACAGAGAATCTGCTGGCGCTCGCGGTCGACGCGGCGCGGGCCAAGGCCACGGTCGGCGAGATCTCGGAGGCGCTGGAGCGGGCCTGGGGCCGTCACCGGGCGGAGATCCGCTCGATCTCGGGCGTCTACAAGCGTGAGGTGGGTGGCATGTCGCCGGTGGTGGAAGAGGTTCGCAAGCTCGTCGAGGCGTTCGAGGAGAATGACGGGCGCCGCCCGCGCATCCTCGTCGCCAAGATGGGGCAGGACGGGCACGACCGCGGCCAGAAGGTGATCGCCTCGGCCTTCGCCGACCTCGGCTTCGACGTGGATATCGGGCCGCTCTTCGCGACCCCGGCCGAGGCCGCCCGCCAAGCGGTCGAGAACGACGTCCACATCGTCGGCGTCTCCTCCCTCGCCGCGGGCCACCTCACCCTGGTGCCGGAACTGCGTGCGGCGCTTGCCGAGGCCGGGCGCGACGACGTGATGATCGTGATCGGCGGCGTCATCCCGCCGGCCGATTATCCGGCGCTCTACGAGGCGGGGGCGTCCGCGATCTTCCCGCCCGGGACCGTGATCGCCGAGGCGGCGGTCAAGCTCATCGCGGAACTGAACGAGCGTCTCGGCTACGTCGCGCGTCAAGCGGCGGAGTAA